A genome region from Perca fluviatilis chromosome 20, GENO_Pfluv_1.0, whole genome shotgun sequence includes the following:
- the slc39a9 gene encoding zinc transporter ZIP9 isoform X1 has translation MDDFSSISLLSLAMLVGCYVAGTIPLAVNFSEERLKLITVLGAGLLCGTALAVIIPEGVHALYEEVLEGVHHSHGQVGVVEVSEAKGDADAALGSASGKHEHSHEQLHACIGVSLVLGFVFMLLVDQIGSSHVHSTEDPESARAASSKITTTLGLVVHAAADGVALGAAASTSQTSVQLIVFVAIMLHKAPAAFGLVSFLMHAGLERNRIRKHLLVFALAAPVLSMLTFLGLSQSSKEALSDFNATGVAMLFSAGTFLYVATVHVLPEVGGGGHSHAPTGGNGGKGLSKVEVGALVLGCLIPLVLSVGHHH, from the exons ATGGACGATTTTAGCTCTATCAGCCTGCTGTCTCTTGCGATGTTGGTGGGATGTTATGTGGCCGGGACAATACCTTTAGCAGTCAACTTTTCAGAG GAAAGGCTGAAGCTGATCACTGTGCTGGGAGCAGGGCTGCTGTGTGGGACTGCACTGGCTGTTATCATCCCTGAGGGGGTCCACGCACTTTATGAAGAAGTCCTTGAAG GTGTACACCACAGCCATGGCCAGGTTGGAGTCGTGGAGGTGTCTGAGGCGAAGGGCGACGCAGACGCGGCCCTGGGGAGTGCCAGCGGGAAGCATGAGCACAGTCACGAGCAGCTTCACGCCTGCATCGGCGTGTCTCTGGTCCTGGGCTTCGTCTTTATGCTGCTGGTGGACCAGATAGGCAGCTCTCATGTGCACAGCACCGAAG ATCCAGAGTCAGCAAGGGCCGCCTCTTCAAAGATCACCACCACCCTGGGTCTGGTGGTCCACGCTGCAG CTGATGGAGTGGCTTTGGGTGCTGCTGCCTCCACCTCTCAGACCAGCGTCCAGCTCATTGTCTTTGTAGCGATCATGCTGCATAAG GCTCCAGCTGCGTTCGGTCTGGTTTCGTTCCTGATGCATGCTGGTCTCGAGAGGAACCGCATCCGCAAACATCTGCTGGTCTTTGCCCTGGCAGCGCCTGTCCTCTCCATGCTCACCTTTTTAGGCCTCAGTCAG AGCAGCAAGGAGGCCCTGTCAGACTTCAACGCGACCGGAGTCGCCATGCTCTTCTCCGCCGGCACCTTCCTCTACGTGGCCACCGTCCACGTCCTCCCTGAGGTCGGGGGCGGCGGCCACAGCCACGCCCCCACGGGAGGCAACGGGGGCAAAGGACTGAGCAAGGTAGAGGTGGGAGCTCTGGTGCTGGGCTGCCTCATTCCTCTGGTGCTGTCCGTCGGTCACCACCATTAG
- the slc39a9 gene encoding zinc transporter ZIP9 isoform X2 — translation MDDFSSISLLSLAMLVGCYVAGTIPLAVNFSEERLKLITVLGAGLLCGTALAVIIPEGVHALYEEVLEGVHHSHGQVGVVEVSEAKGDADAALGSASGKHEHSHEQLHACIGVSLVLGFVFMLLVDQIGSSHVHSTEDPESARAASSKITTTLGLVVHAAADGVALGAAASTSQTSVQLIVFVAIMLHKAPAAFGLVSFLMHAGLERNRIRKHLLVFALAAPVLSMLTFLGLSQQGGPVRLQRDRSRHALLRRHLPLRGHRPRPP, via the exons ATGGACGATTTTAGCTCTATCAGCCTGCTGTCTCTTGCGATGTTGGTGGGATGTTATGTGGCCGGGACAATACCTTTAGCAGTCAACTTTTCAGAG GAAAGGCTGAAGCTGATCACTGTGCTGGGAGCAGGGCTGCTGTGTGGGACTGCACTGGCTGTTATCATCCCTGAGGGGGTCCACGCACTTTATGAAGAAGTCCTTGAAG GTGTACACCACAGCCATGGCCAGGTTGGAGTCGTGGAGGTGTCTGAGGCGAAGGGCGACGCAGACGCGGCCCTGGGGAGTGCCAGCGGGAAGCATGAGCACAGTCACGAGCAGCTTCACGCCTGCATCGGCGTGTCTCTGGTCCTGGGCTTCGTCTTTATGCTGCTGGTGGACCAGATAGGCAGCTCTCATGTGCACAGCACCGAAG ATCCAGAGTCAGCAAGGGCCGCCTCTTCAAAGATCACCACCACCCTGGGTCTGGTGGTCCACGCTGCAG CTGATGGAGTGGCTTTGGGTGCTGCTGCCTCCACCTCTCAGACCAGCGTCCAGCTCATTGTCTTTGTAGCGATCATGCTGCATAAG GCTCCAGCTGCGTTCGGTCTGGTTTCGTTCCTGATGCATGCTGGTCTCGAGAGGAACCGCATCCGCAAACATCTGCTGGTCTTTGCCCTGGCAGCGCCTGTCCTCTCCATGCTCACCTTTTTAGGCCTCAGTCAG CAAGGAGGCCCTGTCAGACTTCAACGCGACCGGAGTCGCCATGCTCTTCTCCGCCGGCACCTTCCTCTACGTGGCCACCGTCCACGTCCTCCCTGA
- the rbm25a gene encoding RNA-binding protein 25 isoform X1, which yields MSYPPPLNRQQIGIPQLPPRIPPPQYAGFGQAVPPGTPMIPVHMGVVTPTPTVLVPTTVAVAHKPMLPKKEPMIRAKDTDDSGGPTTTVFVGNISEKASDMLVRQLLAKCGIVLSWKRVQGASGKLQAFGFCEYKEPESTLRALRLLHELLLGDKKLLVKVDAKTKAQLDEWKAKKRSANGGASSGSKNGDDDDEEVLDEETLRRDQVVKGAIDVLIREYASELNAPSQDPDSQPRNKKRKEKKEEEDINAMEMEDDKRDLISREISKFRDTHKKLEEEKGKKEKERLEIERERRERDKERERERERRDREKEKERERERDKERERDRDRERERDRERERTKERERERERERSRDVSEDRSRSRERTREEKKRDREEDEEDVYERRRLERRLRDKEAAYQERLKNWEIRERKKARDYSKETEREDERRREMMKEAKRLKEFLEDYDDDRDDPKYYRGSALQKRLRDREKETELDERDRKREKEELEEIRQRLLAEGHPDPDAELQRMEEEAERRRQPPLKLEPEEDVNQEKARKERDRERDRERDRERDRERDRDREKRGTGRPAEPVPRAPQQRSDDDEEEGEEDDYRDGEDSQEAKPQLKPIMRPITTAPSVSSASGNATPNTPGNESPCGIIIPGENTPEVQPPEEHRPKIGLSLKLGATNSPSQLNVGKRKKLATVESVFNKFDDEEADEQPRKRKLVPLDYGDDDKSLGLDGAEIPGAKGSVNTEEKRKHIKSLIEKIPTARPELFSYPLDWTMVDSTLMDRRIKPWINKKIIEYIGEEEATLVDFVCSKVMAHSTPQGILDDVAMVLDEEAEVFIVKMWRLLIYETEAKKIGLVK from the exons ATGTCATACCCTCCTCCGCTCAACCGCCAGCAGATTGGCATCCCGCAGTTACCTCCCAGGATCCCACCTCCTCAGTATGCGGGATTTGGACAGGCTGTCCCGCCAG GTACTCCCATGATTCCGGTTCATATGGGTGTTGTGACCCCCACACCCACA GTTCTTGTCCCGACCACAGTTGCTGTAGCACATAAGCCAATGCTTCCAAAGAAGGAGCCTATGATCAGAGCCAAGGACACGGACGACAGCGGTGGCCCCACCACCACTGTATTTGTGGGGAACATCTCTGAAAAGGCATCTGATATGTTGGTCAGACAGCTTCTAGCG aAATGTGGTATTGTTCTAAGCTGGAAAAGGGTCCAAGGTGCCTCTGGGAAACTTCAAG CCTTTGGGTTCTGTGAGTATAAGGAGCCTGAATCCACACTGCGAGCCCTCAGACTTCTGCACGAGTTGCTCTTAGGTGATAAGAAGCTGTTGGTGAAGGTAGATGCCAAAACCAAGGCCCAGCTAGATGAGTGGAAGGCCAAGAAGAGGAGTGCCAATGGG GGAGCCAGTAGTGGGTCAAAGAATGGGGATGACGATGACGAGGAGGTTCTCGATGAAGAAACACTGCGTCGGGACCAGGTGGTGAAGGGGGCTATAGATGTCCTCATCCGAGAGTATGCAAGTGAGCTCAATGCTCCCTCGCAGGACCCCGACAGTCAACCTCGCAACAAGAAgcggaaagaaaagaaagaggag GAGGATATCAATGCCATGGAGATGGAGGATGACAAGCGAGACTTGATTTCCAGAGAGATCAGTAAATTCCGGGACACACACAAG AAACTTGAggaggaaaaaggaaagaaagagaaggagcgACTGGAGATCGagagggaaaggagagagagggacaaaGAGCGGGAGCGGGAGAGGGAGCGCCGTGACcgtgagaaagagaaggaaagggagagggagagggacaaGGAGcgggaaagagacagagatcGCGAACGGGAGAGAGATCGTGAACGGGAGAGGACGAAGGAGCGAGAGAGGGAGCGGGAGAGGGAAAGGAGTCGAGACGTCAGTGAAGATCGCAGCAGATCGAG AGAGAGGaccagagaagaaaaaaaacgagacCGTGAAGAAGATGAGGAGGATGTGTACGAACGTAGGAGACTCGAGAGAAGGCTTAGAGACAAGGAGGCGGCTTACCAAGAA CGCCTGAAAAACTGGGAGATCCGGGAGAGGAAGAAGGCTCGTGACTACAGCAAAGAAACAGAGAGGGAGGACGAGAGGCGTCGTGAAATG ATGAAAGAAGCCAAAAGGCTGAAGGAATTTCTTGAAGATTATGACGACGACCGAGACGATCCAAAATACTACAG GGGCAGCGCTTTGCAGAAGCGACTTCGTGACCGAGAAAAGGAGACAGAATTGGACGAGCGAGACCggaagagggagaaggaggagctggaggagatCAGGCAGAGGCTTCTGGCTGAAGGCCACCCTGACCCTGATGCTGAGCTGCAGAGA atggaggaggaggcagagcgCAGACGACAGCCTCCTCTGAAACTTGAACCCGAGGAGGACGTGAACCAGGAGAAGGCTCGCAAGGAACGAGATCGGGAACGAGATCGAGAACGAGATCGGGAACGGGATCGGGAACGGGATCGGGATCGCGAAAAGAGAGGGACGGGAAGGCCCGCAGAGCCGGTACCTCGAGCCCCCCAGCAGCGTTCggatgatgatgaagaggaaggcgAGGAGGACGACTACCGCGATGGTGAGGACTCGCAAGAGGCCAAGCCGCAGCTCAAACCCATCATGCGACCAATCACCACTGCTCCCTCAGTTTCCTCTGCCAGTGGGAACGCGACTCCAAACACACCCGGCAACGAATCTCCCTGTGGCATCATCATTCCGGGCGAAAACACTCCTGAGGTGCAACCTCCGGAGGAACACCGGCCCAAGATTGGTCTCAGTCTCAAACTGG GTGCCACCAACAGTCCCAGCCAGCTCAACGTTGGAAAGCGAAAGAAGCTGGCGACCGTGGAAAGTGTTTTCAACAAGTTTGATGATGAGGAGGCCGATGAGCAGCCTCGCAAAAGGAAACTGGTTCCGCTGGACTACGGCGACGACGACAAGAGCCTGGGCCTGGATGGGGCAGAAATTCCAGGGGCCAAAGGCAGCGTCAACACCGAGGAGAAACGCAAGCACATAAAGAGTCTTATTGAGAAGATCCCCACAGCCAGGCCCGAGCTCTTCTCCTACCCTCTGGACTGGACTATGGTTGACTCG ACTCTGATGGATCGCCGCATTAAACCGTGGATCAATAAGAAGATTATTGAATACATCGGCGAGGAGGAGGCCACGCTGGTTGATTTTGTCTGTTCAAAG gTGATGGCACACAGCACCCCTCAGGGTATTCTTGATGATGTTGCTATG GTTCTTGATGAAGAAGCCGAAGTCTTCATAGTAAAAATGTGGAGGCTGTTGATATATGAAACAGAAGCAAAGAAGATCGGACTGGTAAAATAA
- the rbm25a gene encoding RNA-binding protein 25 isoform X2 yields the protein MSYPPPLNRQQIGIPQLPPRIPPPQYAGFGQAVPPGTPMIPVHMGVVTPTPTVLVPTTVAVAHKPMLPKKEPMIRAKDTDDSGGPTTTVFVGNISEKASDMLVRQLLAKCGIVLSWKRVQGASGKLQAFGFCEYKEPESTLRALRLLHELLLGDKKLLVKVDAKTKAQLDEWKAKKRSANGGASSGSKNGDDDDEEVLDEETLRRDQVVKGAIDVLIREYASELNAPSQDPDSQPRNKKRKEKKEEDINAMEMEDDKRDLISREISKFRDTHKKLEEEKGKKEKERLEIERERRERDKERERERERRDREKEKERERERDKERERDRDRERERDRERERTKERERERERERSRDVSEDRSRSRERTREEKKRDREEDEEDVYERRRLERRLRDKEAAYQERLKNWEIRERKKARDYSKETEREDERRREMMKEAKRLKEFLEDYDDDRDDPKYYRGSALQKRLRDREKETELDERDRKREKEELEEIRQRLLAEGHPDPDAELQRMEEEAERRRQPPLKLEPEEDVNQEKARKERDRERDRERDRERDRERDRDREKRGTGRPAEPVPRAPQQRSDDDEEEGEEDDYRDGEDSQEAKPQLKPIMRPITTAPSVSSASGNATPNTPGNESPCGIIIPGENTPEVQPPEEHRPKIGLSLKLGATNSPSQLNVGKRKKLATVESVFNKFDDEEADEQPRKRKLVPLDYGDDDKSLGLDGAEIPGAKGSVNTEEKRKHIKSLIEKIPTARPELFSYPLDWTMVDSTLMDRRIKPWINKKIIEYIGEEEATLVDFVCSKVMAHSTPQGILDDVAMVLDEEAEVFIVKMWRLLIYETEAKKIGLVK from the exons ATGTCATACCCTCCTCCGCTCAACCGCCAGCAGATTGGCATCCCGCAGTTACCTCCCAGGATCCCACCTCCTCAGTATGCGGGATTTGGACAGGCTGTCCCGCCAG GTACTCCCATGATTCCGGTTCATATGGGTGTTGTGACCCCCACACCCACA GTTCTTGTCCCGACCACAGTTGCTGTAGCACATAAGCCAATGCTTCCAAAGAAGGAGCCTATGATCAGAGCCAAGGACACGGACGACAGCGGTGGCCCCACCACCACTGTATTTGTGGGGAACATCTCTGAAAAGGCATCTGATATGTTGGTCAGACAGCTTCTAGCG aAATGTGGTATTGTTCTAAGCTGGAAAAGGGTCCAAGGTGCCTCTGGGAAACTTCAAG CCTTTGGGTTCTGTGAGTATAAGGAGCCTGAATCCACACTGCGAGCCCTCAGACTTCTGCACGAGTTGCTCTTAGGTGATAAGAAGCTGTTGGTGAAGGTAGATGCCAAAACCAAGGCCCAGCTAGATGAGTGGAAGGCCAAGAAGAGGAGTGCCAATGGG GGAGCCAGTAGTGGGTCAAAGAATGGGGATGACGATGACGAGGAGGTTCTCGATGAAGAAACACTGCGTCGGGACCAGGTGGTGAAGGGGGCTATAGATGTCCTCATCCGAGAGTATGCAAGTGAGCTCAATGCTCCCTCGCAGGACCCCGACAGTCAACCTCGCAACAAGAAgcggaaagaaaagaaagaggag GATATCAATGCCATGGAGATGGAGGATGACAAGCGAGACTTGATTTCCAGAGAGATCAGTAAATTCCGGGACACACACAAG AAACTTGAggaggaaaaaggaaagaaagagaaggagcgACTGGAGATCGagagggaaaggagagagagggacaaaGAGCGGGAGCGGGAGAGGGAGCGCCGTGACcgtgagaaagagaaggaaagggagagggagagggacaaGGAGcgggaaagagacagagatcGCGAACGGGAGAGAGATCGTGAACGGGAGAGGACGAAGGAGCGAGAGAGGGAGCGGGAGAGGGAAAGGAGTCGAGACGTCAGTGAAGATCGCAGCAGATCGAG AGAGAGGaccagagaagaaaaaaaacgagacCGTGAAGAAGATGAGGAGGATGTGTACGAACGTAGGAGACTCGAGAGAAGGCTTAGAGACAAGGAGGCGGCTTACCAAGAA CGCCTGAAAAACTGGGAGATCCGGGAGAGGAAGAAGGCTCGTGACTACAGCAAAGAAACAGAGAGGGAGGACGAGAGGCGTCGTGAAATG ATGAAAGAAGCCAAAAGGCTGAAGGAATTTCTTGAAGATTATGACGACGACCGAGACGATCCAAAATACTACAG GGGCAGCGCTTTGCAGAAGCGACTTCGTGACCGAGAAAAGGAGACAGAATTGGACGAGCGAGACCggaagagggagaaggaggagctggaggagatCAGGCAGAGGCTTCTGGCTGAAGGCCACCCTGACCCTGATGCTGAGCTGCAGAGA atggaggaggaggcagagcgCAGACGACAGCCTCCTCTGAAACTTGAACCCGAGGAGGACGTGAACCAGGAGAAGGCTCGCAAGGAACGAGATCGGGAACGAGATCGAGAACGAGATCGGGAACGGGATCGGGAACGGGATCGGGATCGCGAAAAGAGAGGGACGGGAAGGCCCGCAGAGCCGGTACCTCGAGCCCCCCAGCAGCGTTCggatgatgatgaagaggaaggcgAGGAGGACGACTACCGCGATGGTGAGGACTCGCAAGAGGCCAAGCCGCAGCTCAAACCCATCATGCGACCAATCACCACTGCTCCCTCAGTTTCCTCTGCCAGTGGGAACGCGACTCCAAACACACCCGGCAACGAATCTCCCTGTGGCATCATCATTCCGGGCGAAAACACTCCTGAGGTGCAACCTCCGGAGGAACACCGGCCCAAGATTGGTCTCAGTCTCAAACTGG GTGCCACCAACAGTCCCAGCCAGCTCAACGTTGGAAAGCGAAAGAAGCTGGCGACCGTGGAAAGTGTTTTCAACAAGTTTGATGATGAGGAGGCCGATGAGCAGCCTCGCAAAAGGAAACTGGTTCCGCTGGACTACGGCGACGACGACAAGAGCCTGGGCCTGGATGGGGCAGAAATTCCAGGGGCCAAAGGCAGCGTCAACACCGAGGAGAAACGCAAGCACATAAAGAGTCTTATTGAGAAGATCCCCACAGCCAGGCCCGAGCTCTTCTCCTACCCTCTGGACTGGACTATGGTTGACTCG ACTCTGATGGATCGCCGCATTAAACCGTGGATCAATAAGAAGATTATTGAATACATCGGCGAGGAGGAGGCCACGCTGGTTGATTTTGTCTGTTCAAAG gTGATGGCACACAGCACCCCTCAGGGTATTCTTGATGATGTTGCTATG GTTCTTGATGAAGAAGCCGAAGTCTTCATAGTAAAAATGTGGAGGCTGTTGATATATGAAACAGAAGCAAAGAAGATCGGACTGGTAAAATAA